Proteins encoded within one genomic window of Streptomyces profundus:
- a CDS encoding acyl-CoA dehydrogenase family protein has product MATTTRNGPAGPLTGLTRPTGLTDEAGELLGLAREFATKEIHPPAADEEAAGVFPRATFAKLSRLGLLALPYPSEYGGGDQPYEVYLRVLEELAAARLTVGMGVSVHTLACHALASFGEPGQRDAWLPAMLEGQLLGGYCLSEPTAGSDAASLRTRAVRDGDDWVISGTKAWITHGGIADFYTVLARTGEQGPKGITAFLVPGDAAGLTAALPERKMGLSGSPTTQLHFDGVRIPDERRLGELGRGLSIALDALDAGRLGIAACAVGLARAAWEEAAAFTARRRQFGRPIADFQGTRFLLAELATQIEAGRALCLAAARLRDTGAPFTAQAAMAKLFCTDTAMRVTVDAVQLMGGYGYSADYPAERYLREAKVLQIVEGTNQIQRLVIARELLKDAEAPAR; this is encoded by the coding sequence ATGGCCACCACCACTCGGAACGGCCCAGCCGGTCCGCTCACCGGGCTCACCCGCCCCACCGGGCTCACCGATGAGGCCGGCGAACTGCTGGGCCTGGCCCGGGAGTTCGCGACCAAGGAGATCCATCCGCCCGCCGCGGACGAGGAGGCGGCCGGGGTCTTCCCCCGGGCGACCTTCGCGAAGCTGTCCCGCCTCGGGCTCCTCGCCCTGCCCTACCCGTCCGAGTACGGCGGCGGCGACCAGCCCTACGAGGTCTATCTGCGGGTCCTGGAGGAGCTGGCCGCGGCCCGGCTGACCGTCGGCATGGGCGTCAGCGTGCACACCCTCGCCTGCCACGCGCTGGCCAGCTTCGGCGAGCCCGGCCAGCGGGACGCCTGGCTGCCCGCCATGCTGGAGGGCCAACTGCTGGGCGGCTACTGCCTGTCGGAGCCGACCGCGGGATCGGACGCGGCGAGCCTGCGCACCCGGGCGGTGCGGGACGGCGACGACTGGGTCATCAGCGGCACCAAGGCGTGGATCACCCACGGCGGGATCGCCGACTTCTACACCGTGCTGGCCCGCACGGGCGAGCAGGGGCCCAAGGGCATCACCGCGTTCCTGGTGCCCGGCGACGCCGCGGGGCTCACCGCGGCGCTCCCCGAGCGCAAGATGGGGCTCTCCGGGTCGCCCACCACCCAACTGCACTTCGACGGGGTGCGGATCCCGGACGAACGCCGCCTCGGGGAGCTGGGGCGCGGCCTGTCCATCGCCCTGGACGCCCTGGACGCCGGGCGTCTCGGCATCGCCGCCTGCGCCGTCGGCCTGGCGCGGGCGGCCTGGGAGGAGGCGGCGGCCTTCACCGCGCGCCGCCGGCAGTTCGGCCGGCCGATCGCCGACTTCCAGGGCACCAGGTTCCTGCTGGCCGAGCTGGCCACCCAGATCGAGGCCGGCCGCGCCCTCTGTCTGGCCGCCGCCCGGCTGCGCGACACGGGCGCGCCGTTCACGGCCCAGGCCGCGATGGCCAAGCTGTTCTGCACGGACACGGCGATGCGGGTCACCGTGGACGCGGTGCAGCTGATGGGCGGTTACGGCTACAGCGCCGACTACCCGGCCGAGCGCTATCTGCGCGAGGCAAAGGTGCTCCAGATCGTCGAGGGGACCAACCAGATCCAACGGTTGGTCATCGCCCGCGAGTTGCTCAAGGACGCGGAGGCGCCCGCTCGGTGA
- a CDS encoding cupin domain-containing protein codes for MRGGRPIRRAGTFAALAGPLVLVAFPSASVAGSGGQQRVQSETLAEGVAPHGVRIEAEGPTDVVQRVITIEPGGSTGWHYHDGPLLAVIASGTLTRTLEDCTVEVSHAGDSFVEPHGPGHVHVGRNLGDEPVVLYATYMVPQGAPLSVDAEDPGCPG; via the coding sequence ATGCGGGGCGGACGTCCCATCAGGCGGGCCGGCACCTTCGCCGCGCTGGCCGGGCCCTTAGTACTGGTCGCGTTCCCCTCCGCGTCCGTCGCCGGCTCGGGCGGGCAACAGCGGGTGCAGTCCGAGACGCTGGCCGAGGGCGTCGCGCCGCACGGGGTGCGGATCGAGGCGGAGGGCCCGACGGACGTGGTGCAGCGCGTGATCACCATCGAGCCCGGCGGCTCCACCGGCTGGCACTACCACGACGGGCCGCTGCTGGCCGTGATCGCCTCCGGCACCCTCACCCGCACCCTGGAGGACTGCACGGTCGAGGTGTCCCACGCGGGCGACTCGTTCGTCGAACCGCACGGCCCCGGGCATGTCCATGTGGGGCGCAACCTCGGCGACGAGCCGGTGGTGCTCTACGCCACCTATATGGTCCCCCAGGGGGCACCGCTCTCGGTGGACGCCGAGGACCCCGGCTGCCCCGGGTAG
- a CDS encoding TetR/AcrR family transcriptional regulator, translating to MAEVADAGKRGAEAQGPAAVDGRRARGERRRAEIIEATLRVVRRDGAAGVTHRSVAREAGVPTSLTTYHFASIDDLLVAALTTVADDYTRELRAIIDGPGDPLDGLAAFIAAGATERTRCFAERELSTLAARRPALRPAARDWRELVAEIGRSQSEDPVAVEAMVAAADGLCASILLGGTEPDLDLIRTVLAHTLGVRKAPGARRPTGG from the coding sequence GTGGCAGAGGTGGCAGATGCGGGCAAGCGTGGCGCGGAGGCCCAAGGGCCCGCCGCGGTCGACGGTCGGAGGGCCAGGGGCGAACGGCGCCGGGCCGAGATCATCGAGGCCACGCTGCGTGTGGTGCGCCGGGACGGCGCCGCCGGGGTCACCCACCGCTCGGTGGCCCGCGAGGCGGGCGTGCCGACCAGCCTGACCACCTACCACTTCGCCTCCATCGACGACCTGTTGGTGGCCGCCCTGACCACCGTCGCCGACGACTACACCCGCGAGCTGCGGGCCATCATCGACGGGCCAGGCGACCCGCTCGACGGGCTGGCCGCGTTCATCGCCGCCGGCGCCACGGAACGCACCCGCTGCTTCGCCGAGCGCGAGCTGTCCACGCTGGCCGCCCGGCGGCCGGCGCTGCGCCCGGCCGCGCGCGACTGGCGGGAGCTGGTGGCGGAGATCGGGCGGAGCCAGAGCGAGGACCCGGTGGCGGTCGAGGCGATGGTCGCCGCCGCCGACGGGCTCTGCGCGAGCATCCTGCTGGGCGGCACCGAGCCCGATCTCGACCTGATCCGCACCGTGCTGGCGCACACCCTCGGCGTCCGGAAGGCGCCGGGCGCACGCCGGCCGACGGGGGGTTGA
- a CDS encoding MFS transporter, whose amino-acid sequence MDTPPARRAGRREWAGLALLTLPTLLLGLDVTVLYLALPALAEDLRPSGTQSLWIMDVYGFLIAGFLITMGTLGDRIGRRRLLMIGAVAFAAASVLAAYATSPEALIAARAALGIAGATLMPSTLALVSTMFPDPRQRALAIGVWATSFALGMVAGPLAGGLLLDRYWWGSAFLLAVPLVGVTVLAAPFLLPEYRDPRAGRLDPASVVLSLAAILPIVYAVKQSAAHGVEPLTPLVLLIGLGSGVLFVRRQHALDEPLLDMSLFASRALGAALAVLLVGLVGVGGVLFLVTQYLQLVAGLGPLAAGGWMGPPALAMLLAAIGAPLLARRVRPGQVVAGTLALSSAGYLLLALVDGADGVGAVVAGFSLVYLGLGAVAALGTDLVVGAAPPEKAGSASAMSETVQELGVAVGVAVFGPLSLAVYRARLDDQLPAGLDPGAAEAVRDGLAGAVAHQERLSAGLLDQAREAFTSGLNVSAAVAGLAILALAVLAAVTLRHVGAVGATAPVAGEEPDPVSTAPADAPERTSA is encoded by the coding sequence ATGGACACCCCGCCCGCGCGGCGGGCCGGACGGAGGGAGTGGGCGGGACTCGCCCTCCTCACCCTGCCCACGCTGCTGCTCGGCCTCGATGTCACCGTGCTCTACCTGGCGCTGCCCGCGCTCGCCGAGGACCTGCGCCCCAGCGGCACCCAGTCGCTGTGGATCATGGACGTCTACGGCTTCCTGATCGCCGGTTTCCTCATCACCATGGGCACCCTGGGGGACCGGATCGGCCGCCGCCGGCTGCTGATGATCGGCGCGGTCGCCTTCGCCGCCGCCTCCGTGCTCGCCGCCTACGCGACCAGCCCCGAGGCGCTGATCGCCGCCCGCGCGGCGCTCGGGATCGCCGGCGCCACCCTGATGCCCTCCACGTTGGCGCTGGTCAGCACCATGTTCCCCGACCCGCGTCAACGGGCCCTGGCCATCGGCGTCTGGGCGACCAGCTTCGCCCTGGGCATGGTCGCGGGACCGCTGGCCGGCGGGCTGCTCCTGGACCGCTACTGGTGGGGCTCGGCCTTCCTGCTCGCGGTGCCCCTGGTCGGCGTCACGGTGCTGGCCGCGCCGTTCCTGCTGCCGGAGTACCGGGACCCGCGCGCCGGTCGCCTCGACCCGGCCAGCGTCGTCCTCTCGCTGGCCGCCATCCTGCCAATCGTCTACGCGGTCAAGCAGTCCGCCGCCCACGGCGTCGAACCGCTCACCCCGCTGGTGCTGTTGATCGGCCTGGGCTCGGGTGTTCTCTTCGTCCGCCGTCAACACGCGCTCGATGAACCGCTGTTGGACATGAGTCTGTTCGCCAGCCGGGCGCTGGGCGCCGCCCTCGCCGTGCTGCTGGTCGGCCTCGTGGGCGTCGGCGGGGTGCTCTTCCTGGTCACCCAGTACCTGCAACTGGTCGCCGGACTCGGCCCGTTGGCCGCCGGCGGGTGGATGGGGCCGCCCGCCCTGGCGATGCTGCTCGCCGCCATCGGCGCGCCGCTGCTCGCCCGGCGGGTGCGCCCCGGACAGGTGGTCGCCGGCACCCTCGCGCTCTCCTCCGCCGGCTATCTGCTGCTCGCCCTGGTGGACGGCGCGGACGGGGTGGGCGCCGTGGTGGCCGGCTTCTCCCTGGTGTATCTGGGGCTCGGGGCCGTCGCCGCGCTCGGCACCGATCTGGTGGTCGGCGCGGCGCCACCGGAGAAGGCGGGCTCCGCCTCCGCGATGTCCGAGACCGTCCAGGAACTCGGCGTCGCGGTCGGCGTCGCCGTCTTCGGCCCGCTCTCCCTCGCCGTCTACCGCGCGCGGCTCGACGACCAGCTCCCGGCCGGCCTCGATCCGGGAGCGGCGGAAGCGGTGCGCGACGGGCTCGCGGGCGCCGTCGCCCACCAGGAGCGGCTGTCCGCCGGCCTGTTGGACCAGGCGCGGGAGGCGTTCACCTCGGGGCTCAACGTCAGCGCCGCCGTCGCCGGGCTCGCCATCCTGGCCCTGGCGGTCCTGGCCGCCGTCACCCTGCGGCATGTCGGCGCGGTCGGCGCGACCGCCCCGGTCGCTGGCGAGGAGCCGGACCCGGTGTCGACCGCCCCGGCGGACGCGCCGGAGCGCACGTCCGCCTGA
- a CDS encoding ABC transporter substrate-binding protein, whose amino-acid sequence MTARRARTALPPTVALVLLLGGCGAEVTDDDGAAAATATVERCGEEVEYRRPERAVVYEAGSADKLFALGLTDAVHGYVMPPANPPVEESPWAAEYARVEMLSDDLLNRELVVDARADLVVAGWQSGFSDERGITPEILDGLGIQSYPHSETCYNYPNHPLEVGPFEGLYLDLERLGAIFGVEERAESVVAELRERVEEVRRAAPEGTPPRVFLYDSGTDQPFTSGNQAPPQEIFEIAGGRNIYSDLTERWTSVGWESVIEADPEVIVILDYGDQPAEEKIAFLRSSPALAEVTAIKDDAFHILDYNEAISGPRIVDGAEGFGAYLRERAG is encoded by the coding sequence ATGACCGCACGCCGTGCCCGTACCGCCCTGCCGCCCACCGTCGCCCTCGTCCTCCTGCTCGGCGGCTGCGGGGCCGAGGTCACCGACGACGACGGCGCCGCCGCGGCGACCGCGACCGTCGAGCGCTGCGGCGAGGAGGTGGAGTACCGCCGCCCCGAGCGCGCCGTGGTCTACGAGGCGGGCAGCGCCGACAAGTTGTTCGCGCTCGGCCTGACCGACGCCGTCCACGGCTATGTGATGCCGCCGGCCAACCCGCCGGTCGAGGAGTCGCCCTGGGCGGCCGAGTACGCCCGGGTCGAGATGCTCAGCGACGATCTGCTCAACCGCGAACTGGTGGTGGACGCGCGGGCGGATCTGGTGGTCGCGGGTTGGCAGTCCGGGTTCAGCGACGAGCGGGGGATCACGCCGGAGATCCTGGACGGCCTGGGCATCCAGAGCTATCCGCACAGCGAGACCTGCTACAACTACCCGAACCACCCGCTGGAGGTCGGCCCGTTCGAGGGGCTCTATCTGGACCTGGAACGCCTGGGCGCCATCTTCGGCGTCGAGGAGCGCGCCGAGAGCGTCGTCGCCGAACTGCGCGAGCGGGTCGAGGAGGTGCGCCGGGCCGCCCCCGAGGGCACGCCGCCCCGGGTCTTCCTCTACGACTCGGGCACCGACCAGCCGTTCACCTCGGGCAACCAGGCCCCGCCGCAGGAGATCTTCGAGATCGCCGGCGGGCGCAACATCTACTCCGACCTCACCGAGCGCTGGACGTCGGTCGGTTGGGAGTCCGTCATCGAGGCGGACCCCGAGGTGATCGTCATCCTCGACTACGGCGACCAGCCGGCCGAGGAGAAGATCGCCTTCCTGCGCTCCTCGCCCGCCCTCGCCGAGGTGACCGCGATCAAGGACGACGCGTTCCACATCCTGGACTACAACGAGGCGATCAGCGGCCCGCGCATCGTCGACGGAGCCGAGGGCTTCGGCGCCTACCTCCGCGAGCGCGCCGGCTGA
- a CDS encoding ABC transporter ATP-binding protein, producing the protein MRLRLDSVSVEMGDAALVRALSLDVGPGEVVGLVGPNGSGKSTALRCVYRALAPTGGAVWLDDRRLADLRPREGARAVAALTQENGTELDFTVEEVVALGRTPHLRGNRPLSARERALCQSAMRRLDVAHLAARGVLTLSGGERQRVLAARALVQEAEVLVLDEPTNHLDIRHQLALLGLLRDPALTVLVVLHDLNLAAAVCDRIGVLADGALVAVGTPAEVLTEERVLEVFGVHATVVPHPLTGDPQLLYSLPEPDPQDPPHPPAPPSPPRLPIADRGNTRGITP; encoded by the coding sequence ATGCGTCTGCGACTGGACTCCGTCTCCGTCGAGATGGGGGACGCCGCCCTGGTGCGGGCGCTCTCCCTGGACGTCGGCCCCGGCGAGGTGGTGGGGCTCGTCGGCCCCAACGGCAGCGGCAAGTCCACGGCGCTGCGCTGCGTCTACCGCGCCCTGGCCCCGACCGGGGGCGCCGTCTGGCTCGACGACCGGCGGCTGGCCGACCTCCGCCCCCGGGAGGGCGCGCGCGCCGTCGCCGCGCTCACCCAGGAGAACGGCACCGAGCTGGACTTCACGGTCGAGGAGGTCGTGGCCCTCGGCCGCACCCCGCACCTGCGCGGCAACCGGCCGCTGAGCGCCAGGGAACGCGCCCTCTGCCAGTCCGCGATGCGCCGCCTGGACGTGGCCCACCTGGCCGCGCGCGGGGTGCTCACCCTCTCCGGCGGGGAACGTCAACGCGTCCTGGCCGCTCGGGCGTTGGTGCAGGAGGCGGAGGTGCTGGTGTTGGACGAGCCGACCAACCACCTCGACATCCGGCACCAGCTCGCGCTGCTCGGCCTGCTGCGCGACCCCGCCCTCACCGTGCTGGTGGTGCTGCACGACCTGAACCTCGCGGCGGCCGTCTGCGACCGGATCGGCGTCCTCGCCGACGGCGCGCTGGTCGCGGTCGGCACGCCGGCCGAGGTGCTCACCGAGGAGCGGGTCCTTGAGGTCTTCGGCGTCCACGCGACCGTGGTGCCGCATCCGCTGACCGGCGATCCCCAACTCCTCTACTCGCTCCCCGAACCCGACCCCCAGGACCCCCCGCACCCGCCAGCTCCCCCAAGCCCCCCACGCCTCCCGATCGCCGACCGAGGAAACACGCGAGGAATCACGCCATGA
- a CDS encoding FecCD family ABC transporter permease, translating to MHSPRVRAAPHPRSANWSPRHRAAPAVLPLALLLVGSVLVAIGLGPTVISPPDTARYLWAATSGGSIAADEVTRYQIVWQVRTPRVLLAVVVGAGLGAVGVAVQALVRNALADPFVLGISSGASVGAVSVLTLGLFGSFGVYALSTGAFVGALGASVLVYLASYSRAGLTPLRLVLTGVALAYGFQALMSVLVYLAPDGEATHTVLFWTMGGFGAATWGSLPVVASVVLVGIVLLHRFSGSLDVLALGDETAVSLGIDATALRRGLFVLTSLMTGAIVAVSGAIGFVGLIVPHLVRIVVGAGHRRVLLVAPLVGAVFMVWADLLARTVAAPRELPLGVITALVGVPVFVTLMRRRGYLFGGR from the coding sequence ATGCACTCACCACGGGTCCGCGCGGCCCCTCACCCGCGGTCGGCCAACTGGTCGCCGCGTCACCGGGCGGCCCCCGCCGTGCTGCCGCTCGCGCTCCTCCTGGTTGGCTCGGTGCTGGTCGCCATCGGTCTGGGTCCCACCGTGATCTCGCCGCCCGACACCGCCCGTTACCTCTGGGCGGCGACCAGCGGGGGCTCCATCGCGGCGGACGAGGTGACCCGCTACCAGATCGTCTGGCAGGTGCGCACGCCCCGGGTGCTGCTCGCGGTGGTGGTCGGCGCCGGGCTCGGCGCGGTCGGGGTGGCCGTCCAGGCCCTGGTGCGCAACGCCCTGGCCGACCCCTTCGTGCTCGGCATCTCCTCCGGCGCCTCCGTCGGCGCGGTCTCCGTGCTGACCCTGGGCCTCTTCGGCTCCTTCGGGGTCTACGCCCTCTCGACGGGGGCGTTCGTCGGCGCGCTGGGCGCCTCGGTGTTGGTGTATCTGGCCTCCTACAGCCGGGCGGGGCTGACCCCGCTGCGCCTGGTGCTGACGGGGGTCGCCCTGGCCTACGGGTTCCAGGCGCTGATGAGCGTGCTCGTCTATCTGGCGCCCGACGGCGAGGCCACCCACACCGTGCTGTTCTGGACGATGGGCGGGTTCGGCGCCGCCACCTGGGGTTCGCTGCCCGTCGTGGCGTCCGTGGTGCTCGTCGGCATCGTGCTGCTGCACCGGTTCAGCGGATCGCTCGACGTGCTCGCCCTCGGCGACGAGACCGCCGTCAGCCTCGGTATCGACGCCACCGCGCTGCGTCGGGGGCTCTTCGTGCTGACCTCGCTGATGACCGGCGCGATCGTGGCGGTCAGCGGCGCCATCGGGTTCGTCGGGCTGATCGTGCCGCATCTGGTGCGCATCGTGGTGGGGGCCGGGCACCGCCGGGTGCTGCTGGTCGCGCCCCTGGTCGGGGCGGTCTTCATGGTCTGGGCCGATCTGCTCGCCCGAACCGTCGCCGCCCCGCGCGAACTTCCCCTCGGCGTCATCACCGCGCTGGTGGGCGTGCCCGTCTTCGTGACGCTGATGCGGCGGCGCGGCTATCTCTTCGGGGGCCGGTGA
- a CDS encoding TauD/TfdA family dioxygenase, which translates to MSTAPPLADLGVLPDRVAPTEPDRARRALARDGAVVLTGLEPTADALVVAAASVLGAGLRELYPQRVRRSQDGGPVQLHADGLDFVVDIGGVPARRRHPDEDHVLVQSVVPAPSGGGSMVLDAYRFVDRLPAEDAELHEFLRTVDVDLYGAWAGLRGLPAVPRVARHIEFTRAGRRVVRCGEGATPLHRDPEGERTRVMLERFAARVRRSAEALPRFALAPGEILLLDNYRCWHGRDAHTGSRAVRIQTLRTAEAR; encoded by the coding sequence GTGTCCACCGCACCGCCCCTCGCCGATCTCGGCGTCCTGCCCGACCGCGTCGCTCCGACGGAGCCCGACCGCGCCCGGCGCGCGCTGGCCCGCGACGGCGCCGTCGTCCTCACCGGACTCGAACCCACCGCCGACGCCCTGGTGGTCGCGGCGGCCTCGGTGCTCGGCGCAGGGCTGCGGGAGCTGTATCCGCAGCGCGTGCGGCGTTCGCAGGACGGTGGCCCCGTCCAACTCCACGCCGACGGCCTGGACTTCGTGGTCGACATCGGCGGTGTGCCCGCGCGCCGTCGCCATCCCGACGAGGACCACGTCCTGGTGCAGAGTGTCGTTCCGGCGCCGTCCGGCGGCGGGTCCATGGTGCTGGACGCCTACCGCTTCGTCGATCGACTCCCCGCCGAGGACGCGGAGTTGCACGAGTTCCTGCGCACCGTCGACGTCGATCTCTACGGTGCCTGGGCCGGGTTGCGCGGGCTGCCCGCGGTGCCGCGTGTCGCCCGGCACATCGAGTTCACCCGGGCCGGCCGCCGGGTGGTCAGGTGCGGAGAGGGGGCCACCCCGCTCCACCGGGACCCGGAGGGCGAACGCACCCGCGTGATGTTGGAGCGGTTCGCCGCGCGGGTGCGGCGGTCGGCCGAGGCGCTGCCGCGCTTCGCGCTGGCCCCGGGGGAGATCCTGCTGCTCGACAACTACCGCTGCTGGCACGGCAGGGACGCGCACACCGGCTCCCGGGCGGTCCGCATCCAGACGTTGCGGACCGCCGAAGCCCGCTGA
- a CDS encoding L-threonylcarbamoyladenylate synthase yields MAKYFDVHPENPQRRVIDQAVRILSDGGLIVYPTDSCFALGCRPGDSRGVDRIRAIRQLDSRHHFTLVCRDFAQLGQFARIDNTVFRAVRAATPGSYTFILPATKEAPRRLLHPKRRTIGVRIPEHPVAQALLAALDEPLLSSTLLLPDQEEPLTQGWEIKERLDHVVDAVLDSGDCGTVPTTVVDFSQGEPEIVRRGAGDPDRFA; encoded by the coding sequence ATGGCGAAATACTTCGACGTGCACCCGGAGAACCCACAGCGCCGTGTGATCGACCAGGCGGTTCGGATCCTCAGCGACGGAGGGCTCATCGTCTACCCCACGGACTCCTGCTTCGCCCTCGGCTGTCGGCCGGGCGACAGCCGGGGCGTCGACCGGATCCGTGCCATCAGGCAGCTCGACAGTCGCCACCACTTCACCCTGGTCTGCCGGGACTTCGCGCAGCTGGGCCAGTTCGCGCGGATAGACAACACGGTGTTCCGCGCGGTGCGGGCCGCGACGCCCGGCAGTTACACCTTCATCCTGCCGGCCACCAAGGAGGCGCCGCGCCGCCTGCTGCACCCCAAGCGGCGCACCATCGGCGTGCGGATTCCCGAACACCCGGTCGCCCAGGCGCTGCTCGCCGCGCTGGACGAGCCGCTGCTCTCCAGCACCCTCCTGCTGCCGGACCAGGAGGAGCCGTTGACCCAGGGCTGGGAGATCAAGGAGCGGCTCGACCATGTCGTGGACGCCGTGCTCGACTCGGGGGACTGCGGGACGGTGCCCACCACCGTGGTCGACTTCTCGCAGGGCGAGCCGGAGATCGTGCGCCGGGGCGCCGGCGACCCCGACCGCTTCGCCTGA
- a CDS encoding DUF2255 family protein — translation MATWTSDELDTIGTADELEIAPLRDDGTPHGPVTIWVVRHGDDLFVRSYRGRGGVWFQTTRARGEGHVQAGGVDRDVRFAEETDPAANEAIDAAYRTKYQRYGSQYVDPMVAGPAREATIRLLPS, via the coding sequence ATGGCGACCTGGACGAGCGACGAGTTGGACACGATCGGCACCGCGGACGAGTTGGAGATCGCCCCGCTGCGCGACGACGGCACCCCGCACGGCCCGGTGACGATCTGGGTGGTGCGGCACGGAGACGACCTCTTCGTCCGCTCCTACCGGGGACGCGGCGGCGTCTGGTTCCAGACCACCAGGGCGCGGGGCGAGGGACACGTCCAGGCCGGCGGGGTCGACCGGGACGTCCGTTTCGCCGAGGAGACCGACCCGGCCGCCAACGAGGCGATCGACGCCGCCTACCGCACCAAGTACCAGCGGTACGGCAGCCAGTACGTCGACCCGATGGTCGCCGGCCCGGCGCGGGAGGCGACCATCAGGCTGCTGCCGAGCTGA
- a CDS encoding FMN-dependent NADH-azoreductase: MSTLLHLDSSARGKASESRAITAAFASAFRTAHPDNVVLRRDLHTDPPPHLPEAGLHWAPGLREAGERPGWAAEEAQRRLVNELLAADVLLIGFPLYNYGLPSTLKAWLDHVHVPGWTAPSAISGAPLAGRPVVLATARGGEYGTRGVNRQRDHATPVMELVLGEEMGMSVTVIAANLTLANRTPALARHTERAARELRGALSLAVELGGRLGSGRP, encoded by the coding sequence ATGTCGACACTGCTACACCTGGATTCCTCGGCCCGGGGGAAGGCCTCGGAGTCGCGGGCCATCACCGCGGCCTTCGCCTCGGCGTTCCGCACCGCGCACCCGGACAACGTGGTGCTCCGCCGTGACCTGCACACGGACCCGCCGCCCCATCTGCCCGAAGCCGGCCTGCACTGGGCCCCCGGGCTCCGGGAGGCGGGCGAGCGGCCGGGGTGGGCCGCCGAGGAGGCGCAACGGCGTCTCGTCAACGAACTGCTCGCGGCTGACGTGCTGTTGATCGGGTTCCCGCTCTACAACTACGGGCTGCCCTCAACCCTCAAGGCGTGGCTCGACCATGTGCATGTCCCGGGGTGGACCGCCCCTTCGGCGATCTCGGGCGCCCCGCTGGCGGGGCGCCCCGTGGTGCTGGCCACGGCGCGGGGCGGCGAGTACGGCACCCGCGGCGTGAACAGGCAGCGCGATCACGCGACCCCCGTGATGGAGCTGGTGCTCGGCGAGGAGATGGGGATGTCCGTCACGGTGATCGCGGCCAACCTGACCCTGGCCAACCGGACGCCCGCCCTCGCCCGCCATACCGAACGCGCCGCCCGCGAGCTGAGGGGAGCGCTGTCGCTCGCCGTCGAGCTCGGCGGGCGGCTCGGCTCCGGCCGGCCGTAG
- a CDS encoding aldo/keto reductase, with protein MPTGTAATARLALGTMHFGTRTDASTAFDLLDRFVDAGGTLIDTADCYTFWNEPDGRGGESEEVIGRWLAARPGMRDRVYLSTKVGAQPHGQGEWPANRQGLSGNVVGAAVRGSLRRLGTDRIDLYWTHMEDRGVALEETAEALAGLVADGTVARIGASNHPLWRVERSRGIAERRGWAGYTALQLRHSYLRPRPGVPSLPHRFGWVTDETLDYVESEPELSLWVYSVLLNGFYARTDRPLGEDFEHPGNTRRLAALERVAEDLGATRNQVVLAWLTGGRPPLVPVVGVSRPEQLDEAFAGVALELPAEHRRLLDEAA; from the coding sequence ATGCCAACAGGGACAGCGGCCACGGCGCGGCTCGCGCTCGGCACCATGCACTTCGGCACCAGGACGGACGCCTCGACGGCGTTCGACCTGCTGGACCGGTTCGTGGACGCCGGCGGCACGTTGATCGACACCGCCGACTGCTACACCTTCTGGAACGAACCGGACGGCCGGGGCGGGGAGAGCGAGGAGGTCATCGGCCGGTGGCTGGCGGCCCGGCCCGGCATGCGCGACCGGGTGTACCTGAGCACCAAGGTGGGGGCCCAGCCGCACGGCCAGGGGGAGTGGCCCGCCAACCGCCAGGGCCTGTCGGGCAACGTGGTCGGTGCCGCCGTGCGGGGCAGCCTCCGCCGGCTCGGCACCGACCGGATCGACCTCTACTGGACCCATATGGAGGACCGGGGCGTCGCCCTTGAGGAGACGGCCGAGGCGCTCGCCGGGCTGGTCGCCGACGGGACGGTCGCCAGGATCGGCGCCTCCAACCACCCGCTGTGGCGGGTGGAGCGCTCCCGGGGGATCGCCGAGCGGCGCGGCTGGGCCGGGTACACCGCGCTGCAACTGCGCCACTCCTACCTCAGGCCCCGCCCCGGCGTGCCCTCGCTGCCGCACCGGTTCGGCTGGGTCACGGACGAGACCCTCGACTATGTCGAGAGCGAGCCCGAGCTGAGCCTGTGGGTGTACAGCGTCCTGCTGAACGGCTTCTACGCCAGGACCGACCGCCCACTGGGCGAGGACTTCGAACACCCCGGCAACACGCGGCGGTTGGCCGCCCTGGAGCGGGTGGCCGAGGACCTCGGGGCGACCCGTAACCAGGTCGTCCTGGCCTGGCTGACCGGCGGCCGGCCGCCCCTCGTCCCCGTGGTCGGCGTCAGCCGCCCCGAGCAACTGGACGAGGCGTTCGCCGGCGTCGCCCTTGAGCTGCCGGCCGAGCACCGCCGGCTCCTCGACGAGGCGGCCTGA